From one Solanum lycopersicum chromosome 12, SLM_r2.1 genomic stretch:
- the LOC101263796 gene encoding 1-phosphatidylinositol-3-phosphate 5-kinase FAB1B-like isoform X8 has translation MNDDDDDGDAAGEWGGLRSSSSHGSGEYRSRDRSNEEQKKVVKNVVDGHFRALVSQIMQAQGVAIDEEDEKESWLEIITSLSWEAATLLKPDTSRSGGMDPGGYVKVKCIASGRRGDSVVVKGVVCKKNVAHRRMTSKIEKPRILILGGALEYQRVSNHLSSFDTLLQQEMDHLKMAVAKIDVHQPDVLLVEKSVSRYAQEYLLAKDISLVLNIKRTLLERIARCTGSQIVPSIDHFSSKKLGFCDMFHVEKFIEEHGTAGQNGKKLAKTLMYFEGCPKPLGCTVLLRGANGDELKKVKHVFQYSIFAAYHLALETSFLADEGASLPELPLNSSITVALPDKSSTIGRSISVVPGFTIHDTEKTQSALCDGAPQRSNSVPTTDLVKTANLCAQKMSMTEFPTAANTETSFLGPLLTGTSVDRGIMHMIESSFSKPSVANNIQDSQGYHFLSTSSAPSDKVEQGCLSKNVQNCRVDVNQRGANPILSQLDGPNVYDEPDSSKEEFPPSPSDHQSILVSLSSRCVWKGTVCERSHLFRIKYYGNCDKPLGRFLRDNLFDQSYRCSLCDMPSEAHVQCYTHRQGTLTISVKKLPEFLLPGEREGKIWMWHRCLRCPRVDGFPLATQRVVMSDAAWGLSFGKFLELSFSNHAAASRVASCGHSLHRDCLRFYGFGKMVACFRYASIDVHSVCLPPAKLDFNDEKNQDWIQQEVNEVIVRAERLFSEVLNAIRLLVEKKSGGQVNSSAEASEAPEARGQIAVLEGMLRKEKEEFEESLQKILNKEAKKVQPVIDIFEINRLRRQFIFQSYMWDHRLVYAASLECEDHCVTEEKPLVGNDKSTGPDNPSRPSDCLNVIDSVSVTPILGEKYNDGVSGSQKNHVDTVHQGSEVLLDSSCAVEKPAGLPAGTESFCGLNSAESTAEGSRALSDGQSAVMDTLSDTLEAAWTGETTSGPGVLKDGTCRSSEPPIADSSTTRLAEKVDVEDPVEENGTKASGFPPSLSSKSSESAEDAGGWLGMSFISFYWSLNKNFLPSAQKLDTLGEYSPVYISSFRESEAQGGARLLLPVGVNDTIIPVYDEEPTSIISYALVSPDYLAQISDEPEKSKDASLYSNLPLQSQESGSLQSLQSMDEILSESLRSLGSIDESFLSSSSSHSSSVLDPLSCTKTMHARVSFSDDGPLGKVKYNVTCYYAKRFEALRRKCCPSEMDYIRSLSRCKKWGAQGGKSNVFFAKTLDDRFIIKQVTKTELESFIKFAPAYFKYLSESINSRSPTCLAKILGIYQVTSKHLKGGKESKLDVLVMENLLFGRNLTRLYDLKGSARSRYNPDSSGSNKVLLDQNLIESMPTSPIFVGNKAKRLLERAVWNDTAFLASVDVMDYSLLVGVDEEKHELVIGIIDFMRQYTWDKHLETWVKASGILGGPKNTPPTVISPKQYKKRFRKAMTTYFLMVPDHWSPLTITPNKSQNDLSGENTLSVKSTE, from the exons atgaatgatgatgatgacgacgggGATGCTGCAGGAGAGTGGGGAGGTTTACGGTCATCAAGCAGTCATGGAAGTGGTGAATATAGAAGTAGGGATAGGTCAAATGAGGAGCAGAAAAAGGTTGTGAAAAATGTGGTTGATGGCCACTTCAGGGCTTTAGTATCCCAAATTATGCAGGCTCAAGGCGTTGCCATCGACGAGGAAGATGAAAAAGAGAGTTGGCTGGAGATTATTACATCCCTATCATGGGAAGCTGCTACACTTCTGAAACCAGACACTAGCAGGAGCGGAGGGATGGATCCAGGGGGATACGTAAAGGTGAAATGTATAGCATCTGGACGTCGTGGTGACAG TGTGGTGGTGAAAGGAGTTGTCTGCAAGAAAAATGTAGCTCATCGACGAATGACATCCAAAATAGAGAAGCCTCGCATATTAATCCTTGGAGGGGCTCTTGAATACCAGCGTGTCTCGAACCACTTATCAAGTTTTGATACTTTGTTGCAGCAG GAAATGGATCATCTCAAGATGGCTGTTGCCAAAATTGATGTACACCAACCAGATGTTCTTCTGGTGGAAAAATCTGTATCTCGCTATGCACAAGAGTACCTCCTGGCAAAGGACATATCACTTGTCTTAAATATCAAGAGGACACTTTTGGAGCGTATAGCCCGTTGCACGGGTAGTCAGATAGTACCTTCAATAGATCATTTCTCATCTAAAAAATTGGGATTCTGTGACATGTTCCATGTTGAGAAGTTTATTGAAGAGCATGGTACAGCTGGACAGAATGGAAAGAAGCTGGCAAAGACTCTAATGTACTTTGAAGGCTGTCCAAAGCCACTGGGGTGCACT GTATTACTCCGTGGTGCAAATGGGGATGAGTTGAAGAAAGTAAAGCATGTCtttcaatattcaatttttgCAGCTTATCATTTGGCTCTGGAAACATCTTTTCTTGCTGATGAGGGAGCATCTCTACCTGAGCTTCCTCTGAATTCTTCAATAACTGTAGCACTTCCGGATAAATCATCAACTATTGGCAGGTCAATCTCAGTAGTACCTGGTTTTACCATTCATGACACTGAGAAAACTCAATCAGCACTATGTGATGGTGCACCACAGAGATCAAATAGCGTTCCCACAACAGACCTGGTCAAGACTGCAAACCTTTGTGCTCAGAAAATGAGTATGACAGAGTTCCCTACTGCTGCAAACACTGAGACTTCCTTCCTTGGGCCCTTGCTGACTGGTACATCTGTGGACAGAGGTATCATGCATATGATAGAGTCTTCCTTCTCAAAGCCATCAGTAGCCAACAATATCCAAGATTCCCAAGGATACCATTTCTTGTCTACCAGTTCTGCGCCTTCAGATAAAGTTGAACAGGGTTGTTTGTCAAAGAATGTCCAAAATTGCAGGGTTGATGTGAACCAAAGAGGCGCAAATCCAATTCTTTCGCAACTAGACGGACCAAATGTTTATGATGAACCAGACTCTTCAAAGGAAGAGTTCCCTCCGTCCCCATCTGACCATCAAAGCATTTTAGTTTCCTTATCATCCCGATGTGTTTGGAAGGGTACTGTCTGTGAAAGGTCTCATCTCTTTCGGATAAAATATTATGGGAACTGTGATAAGCCATTGGGTCGATTTCTACGAGATAATTTGTTTGATCAA AGTTATAGATGTAGTTTATGTGACATGCCTTCAGAAGCACATGTTCAGTGTTATACTCATCGTCAAGGCACTTTAACTATTTCTGTTAAGAAGCTGCCAGAGTTTCTTTTGCCTGgtgaaagggaaggaaaaatatGGATGTGGCATAGATGCCTGAGATGTCCACGGGTTGATGGATTTCCCCTAGCTACTCAAAGAGTTGTGATGTCTGATGCTGCTTGGGGTTTATCCTTTGGGAAATTCCTAGAACTTAGTTTTTCAAACCATGCAGCTGCAAGCAGAGTGGCTAGTTGCGGGCATTCGTTACACAGAGATTGTCTTCGGTTTTATGG TTTCGGAAAAATGGTTGCATGCTTCCGCTATGCGTCAATTGATGTTCACTCAGTGTGCCTTCCTCCTGCAAAGCTGGATTTCAACGATGAGAAAAATCAGGACTGGATACAACAAGAAGTGAATGAG GTCATTGTCCGAGCTGAACGTTTGTTTTCTGAGGTTCTGAATGCAATCCGTCTTCTAGTGGAGAAAAAATCTGGTGGTCAAGTTAACAGCAGCGCTGAAGCATCTGAAGCACCTGAAGCAAGAGGTCAAATTGCTGTCTTGGAAGGAATGCTGCGGAAGGAGAAGGAAGAATTTGAA GAATCTCTCCAGAAAATTTTGAACAAGGAGGCGAAAAAGGTGCAGCCTGTCATTGATATTTTCGAGATTAATCGGTTACGAAGGCAATTTATTTTCCAATCTTATATGTGGGATCACCGTCTCGTATATGCGGCCAGCTTAGAATGTGAGGATCATTGTGTTACTGAAGAGAAACCTCTTGTTGGTAATGATAAGTCCACTGGTCCAGATAATCCCTCCAGGCCTAGTGACTGTTTGAACGTCATTGATTCTGTTTCTGTAACTCCAATACTTGGTGAAAAATATAATGATGGAGTAAGTGGTAGCCAAAAGAATCATGTGGACACAGTTCATCAAGGATCTGAGGTTCTCCTTGATTCTAGTTGCGCAGTTGAGAAACCAGCAGGTCTCCCCGCTGGAACAGAAAGCTTCTGCGGGTTGAACTCTGCAGAATCCACTGCAGAGGGGTCTAGAGCCCTTTCTGATGGGCAGTCCGCGGTCATGGATACTTTGTCAGATACTCTTGAGGCAGCTTGGACTGGTGAAACTACATCCGGTCCTGGAGTGCTGAAGGATGGTACTTGCAGATCTTCGGAACCACCTATAGCAGATTCATCAACAACTAGATTAGCAGAAAAAGTAGATGTTGAAGACCCTGTGGAGGAAAACGGAACTAAGGCGTCTGGATTTCCTCCTTCATTATCCTCTAAGAGCTCTGAAAGTGCGGAAGATGCCGGGGGATGGTTAGGTATGTCTTTTATTAGCTTCTACTGGTCACTGAACAAAAACTTTTTACCAAGTGCTCAGAAGTTGGATACACTTGGCGAGTACAGCCCTGTCTACATTTCATCATTTAGAGAGTCAGAGGCACAAGGTGGAGCCAGATTGCTCCTACCTGTTGGGGTTAATGATACCATTATACCAGTGTATGACGAAGAGCCCACAAGTATTATATCTTATGCACTAGTTTCACCAGATTATCTTGCACAAATATCCGATGAACCAGAGAAATCAAAGGATGCTAGTTTGTACTCTAACCTGCCACTGCAGTCTCAAGAATCTGGAAGTCTGCAGTCGCTTCAATCTATGGATGAAATATTATCAGAATCCCTCAGAAGTCTTGGATCTATAGATGAAAGTTTCTTGTCTTCGTCCAGTAGTCATAGCTCTTCGGTTTTGGATCCGCTCTCTTGCACGAAGACAATGCATGCCAGAGTCTCCTTTTCGGATGATGGACCACTTGGGAAAGTGAAGTATAATGTGACTTGTTATTATGCGAAGCGCTTTGAAGCTTTGAGGAGGAAATGTTGCCCATCTGAGATGGATTACATAAGATCTCTTAGCCGCTGTAAGAAATGGGGAGCCCAAGGAGGCAAGAGCAATGTTTTCTTTGCTAAAACCTTGGATGACCGATTCATTATCAAACAAGTGACTAAGACAGAGCTGGAATCTTTTATAAAGTTTGCTCCAGCATATTTTAAGTATCTTTCAGAATCCATAAACTCAAGGAGTCCTACTTGCCTGGCAAAAATTTTGGGGATCTATCAG GTGACATCTAAGCATCTTAAAGGAGGGAAGGAATCTAAACTGGATGTGCTAGTTATGGAGAACCTTCTATTTGGGAGGAACCTAACGCGGCTTTATGACCTTAAAGGATCTGCCAGGTCTCGTTACAATCCCGACTCTAGTGGAAGTAATAAGGTCTTACTGGATCAGAACCTGATCGAGTCTATGCCAACTTCACCTATTTTTGTTGGAAACAAAGCCAAGAGACTTTTGGAACGAGCAGTCTGGAATGACACCGCTTTTCTTGCA TCGGTTGATGTGATGGATTACTCACTATTAGTTGGTGTTGACGAAGAAAAGCATGAACTCGTTATTGGGATTATTGACTTCATGAGGCAGTATACATGGGACAAGCACCTCGAGACATGGGTTAAGGCCTCTGGCATCCTTGGTGGACCTAAGAATACACCTCCCACTGTAATTTCACCTAAGCAATACAAAAAGAGGTTCCGGAAGGCAATGACCACTTATTTCCTGATGGTTCCGGATCACTGGTCTCCTCTTACTATTACTCCCAACAAGTCACAGAATGATTTGTCTGGAGAGAACACGCTAAGTGTAAAATCTACCGAGTGA